GAGATCATCGGGATGCGGATCGCCGCGGAACGATTGCGCCGCGAGTAAGCCAGGTTCACCGGCGCCTCGAACCCGGGCGTCAGGCGCTTGTAGGAGTTGGTGGTGGGGGCGATGATCGCCGCCAGCGCAGGCGAGTGCTTCAGGAGCCCCCCGATATACCAGAGCCCCAGCTGCGAGAATCCGCCGTACCCGTCCCCCGCGAACAGGTTCTTGCCCGCCTTCCACAGGCTCTGGTGACAGTGCATGCCGGAGCCGTTGTCCCCGAACAGCGGCTTGGGCATGAAGGTCACCGTCCGGCCCCGCCGTGTGGCGGTGTTCTTGACGATGTATTTGTACATGACCAGGTGATCGGCGGCACGCGTCAGGCTGTCGAAGCGCATGTCGATCTCCATCTGGCCGCCCGTGGCCACCTCGTGATGGTGCGCCTCGACGGTGATGCCCGCACGCTCCAGGTTCAGCACCATCTCCGTGCGCAGGTCCTGAAAATGGTCGTGCGGCGGCACGGGGAAGTACCCTTCCTTGTGACGCATGCGGTAGCCCAGGTTCGGCTTGTCGTCCTTCCTCCCCGAGTTCCACTGCCCCTCGATCGAATCCAGGTAGTAGTAGCCGCAGTGGGCCTGCTGGTCGAATCGCACATCGTCGAAGATGAAGAACTCGGCCTCCGGGCCGAAATAGGCGGTGTCGGCGATCTTCGTGTACTGGAGATAATTTTCGGCGCGCTGCGCGATGCCTCGCGGATCGCGAACGTAGCGCTGCTTGGTGACCGGATCGACGACGTTGCAGATCAGGTTCAGGGTCGGCACGTCCGTGAACGCGTCTTCGAAGGCGCTCTCGGGATCGGGCACGACCAGCATGTCGCTCTCATGGATCGCCTGGAAGCCGCGGATGGAGGACCCGTCGAAGCCGAACCCTTCCTCGAAGCTGCTCTCCGTCAGCTCGTGGGAGGGCACCGAGAAATGTTGCCACAGCCCGGGCATGTCCATGAACCTCAGATCGATGATCTTGATGTCATGGTCCTTGACCAGTTTCAACACGTCCGCCGGCTTTCGCATGTGGTTTGACGTCTCCTTCATGAGAGGGGTCCGGAACACGATGAGGGCGCGGATTATAGCACGCGCTTCCAGGTCGTCAACTCGGCGACCGGACCGTGCCGGCGCCTCCCGGTGTCTCGACGGAGACGGGAGCGGGTGCTATAGTCGAAGCTGATGGCCGGACGCTGCGGCATCCTGATTCTCCTGATCGCCGGGATCGTCTCCGGAGCGCGCGCTCAGGATGCCGCGCCTCCGGGTCCGGCGCCCGGAGAGGGGCCGGCCGCCGCCGCGACACCCGCCGCGACCCCGGAATCCGCGCCGGACTGCAGCGCCAGGCCGCTCGATTCCTCGGAGCGTGACACGCTCCTGCGCCTGGCGTGGCGGACGCTGGCCGGTCATCTCACCAACCATCCGATCCAGGACGCCGATCTGGAGGCTTACGCGTTCACGCCGTGTCTCACAGCCGCGCGGGGCCTGTTCGTGACCCTGAAGAAGGCAGGGCGCGTCCGGGGCATGCAGGGGGACATCGAGTCGTCGCGTCCTCTGTACCAGCAGGTCATCGTGTTCACGCGCCGTGCCGCCACCCGGGATCCGCGCTTCCTGCCGCTGACGGACATCGATCTGGGCGAGACCGTCATCGAGCTCGACATCATCGGAGCGCGCACCAGGGTTTCGGGGCCCGCGGAGATGCGACTCGACGGCCGGGGCGTGTTTCTGGAGAAGTGGGGACGCCGGGCGCTCTTCCTGCCGGCGCTCCTGGCCGGGAAGGGCTGGACGGCCGAAAAGACCCTGGATGAGCTCTGCGCGCAGGCCGCCCTTCCCCGTGGATCGTGGTCGGAGTCGGCGCGCATCGAGGTGTTTGCAACGGAGAACGTCGCGGGGCCGCAGCCCGCGCCCTCCCCTGTGACCCCCCCGCTCCCGGAGGGGCCCGCTCCGTCCCCCGCCGCGTCGCCCCGCGGCGTGCCGGGCCGGACGGGGTCCCAGGACAGGCTCCTACCGGTGTCGCTCGTAGGAAAGCGGGACGATCGAGGACTTGAAGGAATCCAGGATCTGGTCGATCTCGGCGGCGAGTTGCGCCTCTTTCTCCGGACTGGGGTTGGCGCTGTCGGTCCCGAGAGTGCGGCCGTGGGCCAGTGCCAGGACGTAGTATTCAACGTCCTCGCGGCCGCCCCAGAAGACCTTGGCCTTGAGCGGCCCCTCGCCCAGCCTGTTCTTGATGGTGTCCACCCAGCGTCCGTCGATGGTCCAGGCCTCGGCGTATTTCTTCCACTCGCCACGATTGACCTGGAGTCCCTCCTGTGAGACATCGAACTCCCCGCACCAGCGCAGGTACTCTCGCAGCTTCTTGAGGAGCGCCTCCTTGTCCTCCAGCCGCTCGTTCTTCTGGGCAGGCCTGTAGATGACCACGAGCTGGATGTTGTCCCCGGGGGGACCGCTGCGAAGCCGGAAGTGTCCGCTGTACTGGTTCTCTCCGGGAAACGTCCCGATGACCCCCGTCGGGAAGCGTCCCTGCGCGCTGGCGGCGACGGGAGCGAACTCCCATTCCTTGCGATTCGGCACCGCCTTGGCGAAATTGAAGGTGATGTTGTTGTACTTGTTGAGAAAGCGCTCCAGGCCGCCGACCACGTTCGAATAGATGAACAGGTCGTACGTGTTGTCCGGCATCTTGGCGGTCTGACGTTGTCCGGCGGCATCGGCGTACGAGATCTCTACGCCCGGGAAGGTGATCTCGTTCAGCCGCCGGGCGAGCACCAGCTCGTTGGGGATCACGGCGTACATGCGGTTCTTGAAGGTGGGCATGCTCGCGTAGAACGCGTTCCCCTCGACCTTGCGCGAGGACGATTGCTCGCCCGTGGCCTCGGTGCCGATGTCGCGCTGGTAGGTCTCCTTCACGCTCACGCCATCGGGGTAGGTCTGCTTGAAGGTCACGTCGCTGAACGCCTGCCCGCTGATGTTGTAGACGACCATGTTGGTGACCAGGGAGAATTTCCCCGAGCCGATGTCGAACTTCGCCCCGTAGGAGGGATAGACGCTGAACAGGAGCCCGTCCGACATGGCGGGACGGGAAGCGACACACAGGAAGGCGGCTGCCACGAAGGCCGCGGCGCGGGCACGCGTCATGATCCAGGATCCTCCTCAGGAATTCGCAAAAGGGAAAGAATTATAGCATGGGCCCGGGCGACCACCGGTGCCGCGGGCGCAGGAGGAGCGCCGCGCCGGCGAGGCATGCGGCCGAAGCGACGTGCACCCAAGAGGAATGGAGCAGGACGGCCTGCGAG
This window of the Candidatus Polarisedimenticolia bacterium genome carries:
- the glnA gene encoding type I glutamate--ammonia ligase, whose amino-acid sequence is MRKPADVLKLVKDHDIKIIDLRFMDMPGLWQHFSVPSHELTESSFEEGFGFDGSSIRGFQAIHESDMLVVPDPESAFEDAFTDVPTLNLICNVVDPVTKQRYVRDPRGIAQRAENYLQYTKIADTAYFGPEAEFFIFDDVRFDQQAHCGYYYLDSIEGQWNSGRKDDKPNLGYRMRHKEGYFPVPPHDHFQDLRTEMVLNLERAGITVEAHHHEVATGGQMEIDMRFDSLTRAADHLVMYKYIVKNTATRRGRTVTFMPKPLFGDNGSGMHCHQSLWKAGKNLFAGDGYGGFSQLGLWYIGGLLKHSPALAAIIAPTTNSYKRLTPGFEAPVNLAYSRRNRSAAIRIPMISNSPAAKRLEYRPPDPSCNPYLAFSAMLMAGLDGIENKIDPGKPLDKDIYGLGPKELKEIPSLPGSLEAALGHLEKDNDFLLKGDVFTEDNIGMWIEYKREREVNPMRLRPHPYEFALYFDI